actaaaaggagtccatccccctcaaggggatagttagcacctgcgtccggagacggacggttgcACGAcatatatttgtggtctttttggttttcacttctcgtttcttccttcctttggttggttcctttctttgttcttctccatctgactttcttccttactctttcccttgccgccTTCTCCTTGCCGccttctccgtgccgccgccttctccgtgccgccgccttctccgtgccgccgccttctccgtgccgccgccttctccgtgccgccgccttctccgtgccgccgccttctccgtgccgccgccttctccgtgccgccgccttctccgtgccgccgccttctccgtgccgccgccttctccgtgccgccgccttctccgtgccgccgccttctccgtgccgccgccttctccgtgccgccgccttctccgtgccgccgccttctccgtgccgccgccttctccgtgccgccgccttctccgtgccgccgccttctccgtgccgccgccttctccgtgccgccgccttctccgtgccgccgccttctccgtgccgccgccttctccgtgccgccgccttctccgtgccgccgccttctccgtgccgccgccttctccgtgccgccgccttctccgtgccgccgccttctccgtgccgccgccttctccgtgccgccgccttctccgtgccgccgccttctccgtgccgccgccttctccgtgccgccgccttctccgtgccgccgccttctccgtgccgccgccttctccgtgccgccgccttctccgtgccgccgccttctccgtgccgccgccttctccgtgccgccgccttctccgtgccgccgccttctccgtgccgccgccttctccgtgccgccgccttctccgtgccgccgccttctccgtgccgccgccttctccgtgccgccgccttctccgtgccgccgccttctccgtgccgccgccttctccgtgccgccgccttctccgtgccgccgccttctccgtgccgccgccttctccgtgccgccgccttctccgtgccgccgccttctccgtgccgccgccttctccgtgccgccgccttctccgtgccgccgccttctccgtgccgccgccttctccgtgccgccgccttctccgtgccgccgccttctccgtgccgccgccttctccgtgccgccgccttctccgtgccgccgccttctccgtgccgccgccttctccgtgccgccgccttctccgtgccgccgccttctccgtgccgccgccttctccgtgccgccgccttctccgtgccgccgccttctccgtgccgccgccttctccgtgccgccgccttctccgtgccgccgccttctccgtgccgccgccttctccgtgccgccgccttctccgtgccgccgccttctcctccgtgccgccgccttctcctccgtgccgccgccttctcctccgtgccgccgccttctcctccgtgccgccgccttctcctccgtgccgccgccttctcctccgtgccgccgccttctcctccgtgccgccgccttctcctccgtgccgccgccttctcctccgtgccgccgccttctcctccgtgccgccgccttctcctccgtgccgccgccttctcctccgtgccgccgccttctcctccgtgccgccgccttctcctccgtgccgccgccttctcctccgtgccgccgccttctcctccgtgccgccgccttctcctccgtgccgccgccttctcctccgtgccgccgccttctcctccgtgccgccgccttctcctccgtgccgccgccttctcctccgtgccgccgccttctcctccgtgccgccgccttctcctccgtgccgccgccttctcctccgtgccgccgccttctcctccgtgccgccgccttctcctccgtgccgccgccttctcctccgtgccgccgccttctcctccgtgccgccgccttctcctccgtgccgccgccttctcctccgtgccgccgccttctcctccgtgccgccgccttctcctccgtgccgccgccttctcctccgtgccgccgccttctcctccgtgccgccgccttctcctccgtgccgccgccttctcctccgtgccgccgccttctcctccgtgccgccgccttctcctccgtgccgccgccttctcctccgtgccgccgccttctcctccgtgccgccgccttctcctccgtgccgccgccttctcctccgtgccgccgccttctcctccgtgccgccgccttctcctccgtgccgccgccttctcctccgtgccgccgccttctcctccgtgccgccgccttctcctccgtgccgccgcctttgggcagtcgttacaagtaattttgtatacaccggacttagtgctgagttcttctcgtgctccaatattatgaattactctacgtttttagggaacgtttcatataagataaaaaggcttttacagaaacaatacggttacagagttgctttttccgtaaataatagcctgaaatgtagagtaattcataatattttagcacgagaagaactcagcactaagtccggtgtatacaaaattacttgtaaagactgcccaaactattacatagggcagacaggtagacccattaaagttaggtataaagaacacaggttaggtaaaaatggggaaaacgtatataattccacctttgctgaacatctatggctcttacagcacacgtcAAGTGAACTGGACGatgtagagctgcttcatgaagctaatAAAGGTTACAAattagacttgctcgaagaattagagattttcaagcatctgtctctaaaagatggttttgttcttaatgaacaggtgcagcttcgaaacaaaattttttagacagtttcaaacccctcattgccttaatgtaatatagtctggctgactaagaGTTATTTTCTTGcatgttgatgccggtgaaatgcgcttttcctgtcttgttgggattctacgtattgtgatgtttgttagttatgaatttcaatgtgtatgtgtggttaaatgactactatgttttattcataatgacagatggtttcgttttactataacattttggttgtttcgctagcatgtatttcactgcctacattacgcgagactctcgcgcattacactagtgccctctctcgttagatgttccaagcgcaagctttatccgtttgacactaggacataggtaaatttggttctatatttctattttacataaatgtctttaattgttctgatacgttttatttattaagacagagtttgaattaacacaacctttaataatttttgatgcgcttatgtatgtatttataggttgtaatatgcgcgagtctggcacatgcaagtgccctctctcggcgaaacaatctgccttagtgccttcacactcgtgtctcaatagtTCATAGGTGAAGTAatggtgttaaactgttcgctttgatcctgtgcccattacacatgttgtacaaatggagatgatattttaatttactgatgacgcctttggcataattgttttattattctccagtgcgtGGTGTAactttagtaagtactaaagattttgtgcctgtattactttagcaatttcaccgttacttAAGCTTCTGTtcctcactttcgttgatatggcttttctaatgaatgtgtctttctgttcaggaagttttacttctgatgaaggtatacttatatgtaccgaaaccttggtcaagaattttaataaaaaaattctatcctgcaactgtttttggctgtcatcctttattgtgaagaattataacggttgctgctgcagccatgtttaaaatcttgaaataaggaagaacgctgtatccaagaaattgggatcaaagagaaagtgtccacctcggctgctcgcaagctgttTGCTAGTAGGaggcccacgctgctcccagcggggaaatacagtactgtcctcgcctcccctcggactaccagggaggtggcaacccagacatgcgatctgaccttcagcaccacggtcgtccgtttggccagtgctaagatcgcgcggtcgatgtcgcctcttcctcccatcaccccacagacacaagccccttcatcagcttctgctaagacgaagacccagatgtcagatgcacgggccttcaagaaggaaccgtcccgtgcagacttcctacgtacctcgacctcccagccatcgaccagaaCTTCCACCaaatgaccttccaagaaggctcataggaagcacagttctccttctctgccacggcgcatttcttctcctgcgctgcgccacccagcggttgccaccccaggccgtcatccaaagcttggctgcactgctggtagccgaacatcttgCCGTTCACCGGcgaaggaagctccccctcccggccatcttaccaagatggccgatgaacctatagagccaatggacgatgactgtccacctactgatagcggcggca
This sequence is a window from Schistocerca serialis cubense isolate TAMUIC-IGC-003099 chromosome 7, iqSchSeri2.2, whole genome shotgun sequence. Protein-coding genes within it:
- the LOC126413301 gene encoding spidroin-1-like, translated to MCGSTLAHHKHDAVRRRTQAEEGSRCSHARRCHRRHSCHGSPPAPGYGVWHSRCPAISAVHAITRRLLLLLLLLLLLLQPLHVINAPAATTRRHCRRPLSACHQIMRRHGGEGGGTEEKAAARRRRRRHGGEGGGTEEKAAARRRRRRHGGEGGGTEEKAAARRRRRRHGGEGGGTEEKAAARRRRRRHGGEGGGTEEKAAARRRRRRHGGEGGGTEEKAAARRRRRRHGGEGGGTEEKAAARRRRRRHGGEGGGTEEKAAARRRRRRHGGEGGGTEEKAAARRRRRRHGGEGGGTEEKAAARRRRRRHGGEGGGTEEKAAARRRRRRHGGEGGGTEEKAAARRRRRRHGGEGGGTEEKAAARRRRRRHGGEGGGTEEKAAARRRRRRHGGEGGGTEEKAAARRRRRRHGGEGGGTEEKAAARRRRRHGEGGGTEKAAARRRRRHGEGGGTEKAAARRRRRHGEGGGTEKAAARRRRRHGEGGGTEKAAARRRRRHGEGGGTEKAAARRRRRHGEGGGTEKAAARRRRRHGEGGGTEKAAARRRRRHGEGGGTEKAAARRRRRHGEGGGTEKAAARRRRRHGEGGGTEKAAARRRRRHGEGGGTEKAAARRRRRHGEGGGTEKAAARRRRRHGEGGGTEKAAARRRRRHGEGGGTEKAAARRRRRHGEGGGTEKAAARRRRRHGEGGGTEKAAARRRRRHGEGGGTEKAAARRRRRHGEGGGTEKAAARRRRRHGEGGGTEKAAARRRRRHGEGGGTEKAAARRRRRHGEGGGTEKAAARRRRRHGEGGGTEKAAARRRRRHGEGGGTEKAAARRRRRHGEGGGTEKAARRRRQGKE